In a single window of the Bufo bufo chromosome 5, aBufBuf1.1, whole genome shotgun sequence genome:
- the DNAJC19 gene encoding mitochondrial import inner membrane translocase subunit TIM14, with amino-acid sequence MASTLIAAGLTIAVAGFAGRYALQAFKHLEPQVKQAIQTLPKSAFAGYYKGGFEPKMSKREAALVLGVSPTANKLKIREAHRRIMLLNHPDKGGSPYIAAKINEAKDFLECQAKK; translated from the exons ATG GCGAGCACATTGATCGCTGCCGGCCTCACCATCGCGGTTGCAGGATTTGCAG GCCGTTATGCCCTGCAAGCCTTCAAGCACCTGGAGCCGCAGGTCAAGCAGGCGATCCAGACCCTGCCCAAGTCG GCATTTGCTGGTTATTACAAAGGTGGATTTgaacccaaaatgagtaaaagggAAGCCGCGCTGGTCCTCGGGGTGAG ccccacagCCAATAAACTGAAGATCAGGGAGGCTCACCGGCGGATAATGCTGCTCAATCACCCGGACAAAG GCGGATCTCCATATATCGCGGCCAAGATTAACGAAGCAAAGGATTTTCTGGAATGTCAAGCGAAGAAATAG